A genomic region of Capra hircus breed San Clemente chromosome 19, ASM170441v1, whole genome shotgun sequence contains the following coding sequences:
- the DUS1L gene encoding tRNA-dihydrouridine(16/17) synthase [NAD(P)(+)]-like isoform X1: MPKLEGFEFWSRTLRGARHVVAPMVDQSELAWRLLSRRHGAQLCYTPMLHAQVFVRDANYRKENLYCDVCPEDRPLIVQFCANDPEVFVQAALLAQDYCDAIDLNLGCPQMIAKRGHYGAFLQEEWDLLQKMILLAHERLSVPVTCKIRVFPEIDKTVRYAQMLEKAGCQLLTVHGRTKEQKGPLSGTASWEHIKAVRKAVAIPVFANGNIQCLRDVERCIQDTGVQGVMSAEGNLHNPALFEGRSPAVWELAEEYLDIVRQHPCPLSYVRAHLFKLWHHTLQVHQQLREELAKVKTLEGIAAVSQELKLRCQEDISRQKEGEKPSGGLPFFHWICQPYFRPGPKEGSKENGGARSKRALEEEEGTTDVLSKNKQKKQLRNPHKTFDPSLKPKYAKCDQCGNPKGNRCVFNLCRGCCKKRAFKETADCPGHGLLFKTKLERSLAWKGAQPRLQEPQQAGPGEPGGFPEVVGSALA, encoded by the exons ATGCCAAAGCTGGAAGGCTTCGAGTTCTGGAGCCGCACCCTTCGGGGGGCCCGCCACGTGGTGGCCCCCATGGTGGACCAAAGCGAGCTGGCCTGGAGGCTGCTGAGCCGCCGACACGGGGCCCAACTGTGCTACACACCCATGCTGCATGCCCAGGTTTTTGTCCGTGATGCCAACTACCGCAAGGAGAACCTGTACTGCGATGTGTGCCCCGAGGACCGGCCTCTCATTGTACAG TTCTGTGCCAATGACCCAGAGGTGTTTGTCCAGGCAGCTCTCTTGGCTCAGGACTACTGCGATGCCATCGACCTGAATTTGGGTTGCCCACAGATGATCGCCAAACGAG GTCACTATGGCGCCTTCCTGCAGGAGGAGTGGGACCTGCTCCAGAAAATGA TTCTGCTAGCCCACGAAAGGCTTTCTGTTCCTGTCACATGCAAGATCCGCGTCTTCCCAGAGATTGATAAGACCGTGAGATATGCCCAGATGCTGGAAAAGGCTGGCTGCCAG TTGCTGACTGTCCACGGGCGCACCAAGGAGCAGAAGGGGCCCCTGTCAGGCACCGCGTCCtgggagcacatcaaggctgtgcG GAAGGCGGTGGCCATACCTGTGTTCGCCAACGGGAACATCCAGTGCCTGCGGGACGTGGAGCGCTGCATCCAGGACACAGGGGTACAAGGAGTCATGAGTGCAG AGGGAAACCTGCACAACCCTGCCCTGTTCGAGGGCCGCAGCCCCGCCGTGTGGGAGCTGGCCGAGGAGTACCTGGACATCGTGCGGCAGCACCCCTGCCCCCTCTCGTACGTCCGGGCCCATCTCTTTAAGCTGTGGCACCACAC GCTGCAGGTGCATCAGCAGCTTCGAGAGGAGCTCGCCAAAGTGAAGACCCTGGAGGGCATTGCTGCAGTGAGCCAGGAGCTGAAGCTGCGGTGTCAG GAGGATATATCCAggcagaaggagggagagaagccTTCAGGAGGCTTGCCTTTTTTTCACTGGATCTGCCAGCCTTACTTCCGGCCAGG GCCCAAGGAGGGGAGCAAGGAGAATGGAGGTGCCCGCAGCAAGcgggccctggaggaggaggagggcaccACGGATGTCTTATCCAAGAACAAGCAGAAGAAGCAGCTAAGGAACCCCCACAAGACCTTTGACCCCTCACTGAAGC CAAAATACGCAAAGTGTGATCAGTGTGGAAACCCAAAG GGCAACAGGTGTGTGTTTAACCTATGCCGGGGCTGCTGCAAGAAGCGAGCTTTCAAAGAGACCGCTGATTGCCCAG GTCACGGACTGCTTTTTAAAACCAAATTGGAGAGGTCTCTGGCCTGGAAGGGTGCCCAGCCACGGCTGCAGGAACCACAGCAGGCTGGGCCTGGAGAACCAGGTGGCTTCCCTGAGGTTGTGGGCAGTGCCCTTGCCTAA
- the DUS1L gene encoding tRNA-dihydrouridine(16/17) synthase [NAD(P)(+)]-like isoform X3: MPKLEGFEFWSRTLRGARHVVAPMVDQSELAWRLLSRRHGAQLCYTPMLHAQVFVRDANYRKENLYCDVCPEDRPLIVQFCANDPEVFVQAALLAQDYCDAIDLNLGCPQMIAKRGHYGAFLQEEWDLLQKMILLAHERLSVPVTCKIRVFPEIDKTVRYAQMLEKAGCQLLTVHGRTKEQKGPLSGTASWEHIKAVRKAVAIPVFANGNIQCLRDVERCIQDTGVQGVMSAEGNLHNPALFEGRSPAVWELAEEYLDIVRQHPCPLSLQVHQQLREELAKVKTLEGIAAVSQELKLRCQEDISRQKEGEKPSGGLPFFHWICQPYFRPGPKEGSKENGGARSKRALEEEEGTTDVLSKNKQKKQLRNPHKTFDPSLKPKYAKCDQCGNPKGNRCVFNLCRGCCKKRAFKETADCPGHGLLFKTKLERSLAWKGAQPRLQEPQQAGPGEPGGFPEVVGSALA, from the exons ATGCCAAAGCTGGAAGGCTTCGAGTTCTGGAGCCGCACCCTTCGGGGGGCCCGCCACGTGGTGGCCCCCATGGTGGACCAAAGCGAGCTGGCCTGGAGGCTGCTGAGCCGCCGACACGGGGCCCAACTGTGCTACACACCCATGCTGCATGCCCAGGTTTTTGTCCGTGATGCCAACTACCGCAAGGAGAACCTGTACTGCGATGTGTGCCCCGAGGACCGGCCTCTCATTGTACAG TTCTGTGCCAATGACCCAGAGGTGTTTGTCCAGGCAGCTCTCTTGGCTCAGGACTACTGCGATGCCATCGACCTGAATTTGGGTTGCCCACAGATGATCGCCAAACGAG GTCACTATGGCGCCTTCCTGCAGGAGGAGTGGGACCTGCTCCAGAAAATGA TTCTGCTAGCCCACGAAAGGCTTTCTGTTCCTGTCACATGCAAGATCCGCGTCTTCCCAGAGATTGATAAGACCGTGAGATATGCCCAGATGCTGGAAAAGGCTGGCTGCCAG TTGCTGACTGTCCACGGGCGCACCAAGGAGCAGAAGGGGCCCCTGTCAGGCACCGCGTCCtgggagcacatcaaggctgtgcG GAAGGCGGTGGCCATACCTGTGTTCGCCAACGGGAACATCCAGTGCCTGCGGGACGTGGAGCGCTGCATCCAGGACACAGGGGTACAAGGAGTCATGAGTGCAG AGGGAAACCTGCACAACCCTGCCCTGTTCGAGGGCCGCAGCCCCGCCGTGTGGGAGCTGGCCGAGGAGTACCTGGACATCGTGCGGCAGCACCCCTGCCCCCTCTC GCTGCAGGTGCATCAGCAGCTTCGAGAGGAGCTCGCCAAAGTGAAGACCCTGGAGGGCATTGCTGCAGTGAGCCAGGAGCTGAAGCTGCGGTGTCAG GAGGATATATCCAggcagaaggagggagagaagccTTCAGGAGGCTTGCCTTTTTTTCACTGGATCTGCCAGCCTTACTTCCGGCCAGG GCCCAAGGAGGGGAGCAAGGAGAATGGAGGTGCCCGCAGCAAGcgggccctggaggaggaggagggcaccACGGATGTCTTATCCAAGAACAAGCAGAAGAAGCAGCTAAGGAACCCCCACAAGACCTTTGACCCCTCACTGAAGC CAAAATACGCAAAGTGTGATCAGTGTGGAAACCCAAAG GGCAACAGGTGTGTGTTTAACCTATGCCGGGGCTGCTGCAAGAAGCGAGCTTTCAAAGAGACCGCTGATTGCCCAG GTCACGGACTGCTTTTTAAAACCAAATTGGAGAGGTCTCTGGCCTGGAAGGGTGCCCAGCCACGGCTGCAGGAACCACAGCAGGCTGGGCCTGGAGAACCAGGTGGCTTCCCTGAGGTTGTGGGCAGTGCCCTTGCCTAA
- the DUS1L gene encoding tRNA-dihydrouridine(16/17) synthase [NAD(P)(+)]-like isoform X4 has translation MPKLEGFEFWSRTLRGARHVVAPMVDQSELAWRLLSRRHGAQLCYTPMLHAQVFVRDANYRKENLYCDVCPEDRPLIVQFCANDPEVFVQAALLAQDYCDAIDLNLGCPQMIAKRVLLAHERLSVPVTCKIRVFPEIDKTVRYAQMLEKAGCQLLTVHGRTKEQKGPLSGTASWEHIKAVRKAVAIPVFANGNIQCLRDVERCIQDTGVQGVMSAEGNLHNPALFEGRSPAVWELAEEYLDIVRQHPCPLSYVRAHLFKLWHHTLQVHQQLREELAKVKTLEGIAAVSQELKLRCQEDISRQKEGEKPSGGLPFFHWICQPYFRPGPKEGSKENGGARSKRALEEEEGTTDVLSKNKQKKQLRNPHKTFDPSLKPKYAKCDQCGNPKGNRCVFNLCRGCCKKRAFKETADCPGHGLLFKTKLERSLAWKGAQPRLQEPQQAGPGEPGGFPEVVGSALA, from the exons ATGCCAAAGCTGGAAGGCTTCGAGTTCTGGAGCCGCACCCTTCGGGGGGCCCGCCACGTGGTGGCCCCCATGGTGGACCAAAGCGAGCTGGCCTGGAGGCTGCTGAGCCGCCGACACGGGGCCCAACTGTGCTACACACCCATGCTGCATGCCCAGGTTTTTGTCCGTGATGCCAACTACCGCAAGGAGAACCTGTACTGCGATGTGTGCCCCGAGGACCGGCCTCTCATTGTACAG TTCTGTGCCAATGACCCAGAGGTGTTTGTCCAGGCAGCTCTCTTGGCTCAGGACTACTGCGATGCCATCGACCTGAATTTGGGTTGCCCACAGATGATCGCCAAACGAG TTCTGCTAGCCCACGAAAGGCTTTCTGTTCCTGTCACATGCAAGATCCGCGTCTTCCCAGAGATTGATAAGACCGTGAGATATGCCCAGATGCTGGAAAAGGCTGGCTGCCAG TTGCTGACTGTCCACGGGCGCACCAAGGAGCAGAAGGGGCCCCTGTCAGGCACCGCGTCCtgggagcacatcaaggctgtgcG GAAGGCGGTGGCCATACCTGTGTTCGCCAACGGGAACATCCAGTGCCTGCGGGACGTGGAGCGCTGCATCCAGGACACAGGGGTACAAGGAGTCATGAGTGCAG AGGGAAACCTGCACAACCCTGCCCTGTTCGAGGGCCGCAGCCCCGCCGTGTGGGAGCTGGCCGAGGAGTACCTGGACATCGTGCGGCAGCACCCCTGCCCCCTCTCGTACGTCCGGGCCCATCTCTTTAAGCTGTGGCACCACAC GCTGCAGGTGCATCAGCAGCTTCGAGAGGAGCTCGCCAAAGTGAAGACCCTGGAGGGCATTGCTGCAGTGAGCCAGGAGCTGAAGCTGCGGTGTCAG GAGGATATATCCAggcagaaggagggagagaagccTTCAGGAGGCTTGCCTTTTTTTCACTGGATCTGCCAGCCTTACTTCCGGCCAGG GCCCAAGGAGGGGAGCAAGGAGAATGGAGGTGCCCGCAGCAAGcgggccctggaggaggaggagggcaccACGGATGTCTTATCCAAGAACAAGCAGAAGAAGCAGCTAAGGAACCCCCACAAGACCTTTGACCCCTCACTGAAGC CAAAATACGCAAAGTGTGATCAGTGTGGAAACCCAAAG GGCAACAGGTGTGTGTTTAACCTATGCCGGGGCTGCTGCAAGAAGCGAGCTTTCAAAGAGACCGCTGATTGCCCAG GTCACGGACTGCTTTTTAAAACCAAATTGGAGAGGTCTCTGGCCTGGAAGGGTGCCCAGCCACGGCTGCAGGAACCACAGCAGGCTGGGCCTGGAGAACCAGGTGGCTTCCCTGAGGTTGTGGGCAGTGCCCTTGCCTAA
- the DUS1L gene encoding tRNA-dihydrouridine(16/17) synthase [NAD(P)(+)]-like isoform X2, translating into MPKLEGFEFWSRTLRGARHVVAPMVDQSELAWRLLSRRHGAQLCYTPMLHAQVFVRDANYRKENLYCDVCPEDRPLIVQAALLAQDYCDAIDLNLGCPQMIAKRGHYGAFLQEEWDLLQKMILLAHERLSVPVTCKIRVFPEIDKTVRYAQMLEKAGCQLLTVHGRTKEQKGPLSGTASWEHIKAVRKAVAIPVFANGNIQCLRDVERCIQDTGVQGVMSAEGNLHNPALFEGRSPAVWELAEEYLDIVRQHPCPLSYVRAHLFKLWHHTLQVHQQLREELAKVKTLEGIAAVSQELKLRCQEDISRQKEGEKPSGGLPFFHWICQPYFRPGPKEGSKENGGARSKRALEEEEGTTDVLSKNKQKKQLRNPHKTFDPSLKPKYAKCDQCGNPKGNRCVFNLCRGCCKKRAFKETADCPGHGLLFKTKLERSLAWKGAQPRLQEPQQAGPGEPGGFPEVVGSALA; encoded by the exons ATGCCAAAGCTGGAAGGCTTCGAGTTCTGGAGCCGCACCCTTCGGGGGGCCCGCCACGTGGTGGCCCCCATGGTGGACCAAAGCGAGCTGGCCTGGAGGCTGCTGAGCCGCCGACACGGGGCCCAACTGTGCTACACACCCATGCTGCATGCCCAGGTTTTTGTCCGTGATGCCAACTACCGCAAGGAGAACCTGTACTGCGATGTGTGCCCCGAGGACCGGCCTCTCATTGTACAG GCAGCTCTCTTGGCTCAGGACTACTGCGATGCCATCGACCTGAATTTGGGTTGCCCACAGATGATCGCCAAACGAG GTCACTATGGCGCCTTCCTGCAGGAGGAGTGGGACCTGCTCCAGAAAATGA TTCTGCTAGCCCACGAAAGGCTTTCTGTTCCTGTCACATGCAAGATCCGCGTCTTCCCAGAGATTGATAAGACCGTGAGATATGCCCAGATGCTGGAAAAGGCTGGCTGCCAG TTGCTGACTGTCCACGGGCGCACCAAGGAGCAGAAGGGGCCCCTGTCAGGCACCGCGTCCtgggagcacatcaaggctgtgcG GAAGGCGGTGGCCATACCTGTGTTCGCCAACGGGAACATCCAGTGCCTGCGGGACGTGGAGCGCTGCATCCAGGACACAGGGGTACAAGGAGTCATGAGTGCAG AGGGAAACCTGCACAACCCTGCCCTGTTCGAGGGCCGCAGCCCCGCCGTGTGGGAGCTGGCCGAGGAGTACCTGGACATCGTGCGGCAGCACCCCTGCCCCCTCTCGTACGTCCGGGCCCATCTCTTTAAGCTGTGGCACCACAC GCTGCAGGTGCATCAGCAGCTTCGAGAGGAGCTCGCCAAAGTGAAGACCCTGGAGGGCATTGCTGCAGTGAGCCAGGAGCTGAAGCTGCGGTGTCAG GAGGATATATCCAggcagaaggagggagagaagccTTCAGGAGGCTTGCCTTTTTTTCACTGGATCTGCCAGCCTTACTTCCGGCCAGG GCCCAAGGAGGGGAGCAAGGAGAATGGAGGTGCCCGCAGCAAGcgggccctggaggaggaggagggcaccACGGATGTCTTATCCAAGAACAAGCAGAAGAAGCAGCTAAGGAACCCCCACAAGACCTTTGACCCCTCACTGAAGC CAAAATACGCAAAGTGTGATCAGTGTGGAAACCCAAAG GGCAACAGGTGTGTGTTTAACCTATGCCGGGGCTGCTGCAAGAAGCGAGCTTTCAAAGAGACCGCTGATTGCCCAG GTCACGGACTGCTTTTTAAAACCAAATTGGAGAGGTCTCTGGCCTGGAAGGGTGCCCAGCCACGGCTGCAGGAACCACAGCAGGCTGGGCCTGGAGAACCAGGTGGCTTCCCTGAGGTTGTGGGCAGTGCCCTTGCCTAA